The Candidatus Pantoea soli genome window below encodes:
- the ptrR gene encoding putrescine utilization regulator PtrR — MDLVQLRMFCSVAETGSLARAAEVLHRVPSNLTTRLRQLEEEIGVDLFIREKQRIRLSPMGHNFLNYAQRILALSDEALNMARAGEPGGNFAFGSMESTAATRLPGLLAAYHQRYPTVALSLITGTSGDIIEKVRAGTLAAALVDGPASHDDLNGCIAFREEMVLITSLEHAPIHSARDTQGDTLFAFGHSCSYRTRLESWYRESQCAPHNVMEIQSYHAMVACVAGGAGVAMIPASVLAQMPARARVQEHTLPPAWRNTATWLMWRRDAFTPNVEALKYLIIDMFDDRPLNDELLHPLQAAE; from the coding sequence ATGGATTTAGTACAGCTCCGCATGTTCTGTTCCGTGGCCGAAACCGGCTCGCTGGCACGTGCTGCCGAAGTGCTGCATCGCGTGCCGTCAAATCTCACCACGCGGTTGCGCCAGCTGGAAGAAGAAATTGGCGTTGATCTGTTTATTCGTGAGAAGCAGCGCATTCGCCTGTCGCCAATGGGCCACAATTTCCTCAATTATGCGCAGCGCATTCTGGCCCTCAGCGACGAAGCGCTGAACATGGCCCGCGCGGGCGAGCCGGGCGGCAATTTTGCCTTTGGTTCGATGGAGAGCACCGCCGCCACCCGCCTGCCCGGCCTGCTGGCGGCTTATCACCAGCGCTATCCGACGGTCGCCCTGTCGCTGATTACCGGTACCTCCGGCGACATTATCGAAAAAGTGCGCGCCGGTACACTGGCGGCGGCGCTGGTCGACGGCCCGGCCAGCCATGATGATCTCAACGGCTGCATCGCTTTTCGTGAAGAGATGGTGCTGATCACCAGCCTTGAACACGCGCCGATCCACAGCGCGCGTGATACCCAGGGCGACACACTGTTTGCCTTTGGTCACAGCTGCTCGTATCGCACCCGGCTGGAATCCTGGTATCGCGAAAGCCAGTGCGCACCGCATAACGTGATGGAGATTCAGTCATACCACGCCATGGTGGCCTGCGTGGCTGGCGGTGCCGGCGTGGCGATGATTCCGGCTTCGGTGCTGGCGCAGATGCCGGCACGCGCGCGCGTACAGGAACACACGCTTCCCCCGGCCTGGCGCAATACCGCTACCTGGCTGATGTGGCGACGGGATGCCTTTACCCCCAACGTCGAAGCGCTGAAATACCTGATTATTGACATGTTTGACGACCGTCCGCTTAACGACGAGCTGCTGCATCCGCTGCAGGCCGCCGAATAA
- the folE gene encoding GTP cyclohydrolase I FolE, whose protein sequence is MSTLSQEAALVHEALLARGLETPLRAPVRDMDDETRKREIAGHMTQIMQLLNLDLEDDSLMETPHRIAKMYVDEIFSGLDYANFPKITVIENKMKVDEMVTVRDITLTSTCEHHFVIIDGKATVAYIPKDKVIGLSKINRIVQFFAQRPQVQERLTQQVLVALQTLLGTNNVAVSIDAVHYCVKARGVKDATSATTTTSLGGLFKSSQNTRQEFLRAVRHS, encoded by the coding sequence ATGAGCACCCTAAGTCAGGAAGCCGCCCTGGTTCACGAAGCGCTGCTGGCGCGTGGCCTGGAAACGCCATTACGCGCCCCGGTGCGCGATATGGACGACGAAACGCGTAAGCGCGAGATCGCCGGTCACATGACGCAAATCATGCAGTTGCTGAATCTGGATCTGGAAGATGACAGCCTGATGGAAACGCCACACCGCATCGCCAAAATGTATGTGGATGAGATTTTCTCTGGCCTCGATTACGCCAACTTCCCGAAAATCACCGTCATTGAAAACAAGATGAAAGTAGATGAGATGGTGACGGTACGCGATATCACCCTGACCAGCACCTGCGAACACCATTTTGTGATCATCGATGGCAAGGCCACGGTGGCCTATATTCCAAAAGACAAGGTGATAGGCCTGTCGAAAATCAACCGCATTGTACAGTTCTTTGCGCAGCGTCCGCAGGTGCAGGAGCGCCTGACCCAGCAGGTGCTGGTGGCGCTGCAGACACTGCTGGGCACCAATAACGTGGCGGTTTCCATTGACGCAGTGCACTACTGCGTTAAAGCGCGCGGAGTGAAGGATGCCACCAGCGCCACCACCACCACCTCGCTGGGCGGCTTGTTTAAATCCAGCCAGAACACGCGTCAGGAGTTCCTGCGCGCGGTGCGTCACAGCTAA
- a CDS encoding S-(hydroxymethyl)glutathione dehydrogenase/class III alcohol dehydrogenase, whose protein sequence is MNMIKTRAAVAWAAGEPLKIEEVDLMPPQKGEVLVRIVATGVCHTDAYTLSGKDPEGVFPAILGHEGGGVVEAVGEGVTSVAVGDHVIPLYTPECGKCKFCLSGKTNLCQAIRATQGKGLMPDGTTRFFKDGKPIFHYMGTSTFSEYTVVPEISLAKISKEAPLEEVCLLGCGVTTGMGAVMNTAKVKEGDTVAIFGLGGIGLSAIIGAKMAKAGRIIGIDINTSKFDLARKLGATDLINPKDYDKPIQDVIVELTDGGVDFSFECIGNVNVMRSALECCHKGWGESVIIGVAGAGEEIATRPFQLVTGRVWRGSAFGGVKGRSQLPGIVQDYLDGKFALNDFITHTMPLEQINEAFDLMHDGKSIRSVVHFTR, encoded by the coding sequence ATGAACATGATTAAAACCCGCGCCGCTGTTGCCTGGGCCGCTGGCGAACCACTGAAGATTGAAGAAGTGGATTTGATGCCACCGCAGAAAGGCGAAGTGCTGGTACGCATTGTCGCCACGGGCGTGTGCCATACCGATGCCTATACCCTCTCCGGCAAAGATCCGGAAGGCGTCTTCCCGGCGATTCTGGGCCATGAAGGCGGTGGCGTGGTCGAAGCCGTGGGTGAAGGCGTGACCAGCGTCGCAGTCGGCGATCACGTGATTCCGCTTTACACCCCGGAATGCGGCAAGTGTAAATTCTGCCTGTCCGGCAAAACCAATCTGTGTCAGGCGATTCGCGCCACCCAGGGCAAAGGGCTGATGCCGGACGGCACCACCCGTTTCTTCAAAGACGGTAAACCCATTTTCCATTACATGGGCACTTCGACCTTCTCCGAATACACCGTGGTACCAGAAATTTCACTGGCAAAAATCAGCAAAGAAGCGCCGCTGGAAGAAGTGTGCCTGCTGGGCTGCGGCGTGACCACCGGCATGGGTGCGGTGATGAATACGGCCAAAGTGAAAGAAGGCGATACCGTGGCCATCTTCGGTCTTGGCGGCATCGGCCTGTCGGCCATCATTGGTGCCAAAATGGCGAAAGCGGGCCGCATTATCGGTATTGATATCAACACCAGCAAATTTGATCTGGCGCGTAAGCTCGGTGCCACCGATCTGATCAATCCCAAAGATTACGACAAGCCTATTCAGGATGTGATTGTGGAACTGACCGATGGCGGCGTCGATTTCTCCTTTGAGTGCATCGGCAACGTCAATGTCATGCGTTCTGCGCTGGAGTGCTGCCATAAAGGCTGGGGCGAGTCGGTGATTATCGGGGTTGCCGGTGCCGGTGAAGAGATCGCGACCCGTCCGTTCCAGCTGGTGACCGGGCGCGTCTGGCGCGGCTCTGCGTTCGGCGGCGTGAAAGGCCGCAGCCAGCTGCCAGGCATTGTGCAGGATTATCTCGACGGCAAATTTGCGCTGAATGATTTCATCACGCACACCATGCCGCTGGAGCAGATCAACGAGGCGTTTGACCTGATGCACGACGGTAAATCGATCCGTTCTGTGGTGCACTTTACCCGATAA
- a CDS encoding ABC transporter ATP-binding protein, translating into MEQGLQLKHFSAGYPKRQVISDLNVPQLPRGKITVLLGPNGCGKSTLLRALAGLNKGQGELWLNGDELMTQPFARRAQRVVYLPQTLPAGVHLHVLESIIVAQRASGGLHSAAGEAEIMHLLQQLGIGHLAMRYLDQLSGGQKQLVGLAQSLIRRPELLLLDEPLSALDLNYQFHVMDLVRRETRLRNMVTVVVVHDINIALRHADHALMLKEGRLLADGAPSSVITPATLAQVYGVRGRIEHCSQGMPQVMIDGLVAESLT; encoded by the coding sequence ATGGAACAGGGATTACAACTTAAGCATTTTTCGGCCGGCTATCCAAAGCGACAGGTGATCAGCGACCTCAACGTACCTCAGCTGCCGCGCGGCAAAATTACCGTGCTGCTTGGGCCCAACGGCTGTGGCAAATCCACGCTGCTGCGTGCGCTGGCCGGTCTGAATAAAGGGCAGGGTGAGCTGTGGCTGAACGGCGACGAGCTGATGACCCAGCCGTTTGCACGTCGCGCACAGCGCGTGGTCTATCTGCCGCAGACGTTACCGGCAGGGGTTCATCTGCACGTGCTGGAGTCGATTATCGTCGCCCAGCGCGCCTCTGGCGGGCTGCACAGCGCTGCCGGCGAGGCGGAGATCATGCATCTGCTGCAACAGCTGGGTATCGGTCATCTGGCGATGCGTTATCTGGACCAGCTTTCCGGCGGGCAGAAGCAGCTGGTCGGGCTGGCGCAGTCGCTGATTCGCCGTCCGGAACTGCTGCTGCTGGACGAGCCGCTCAGCGCGCTGGATTTGAACTACCAGTTCCACGTGATGGATCTGGTACGGCGTGAGACGCGCCTGCGCAACATGGTGACGGTGGTGGTGGTACACGATATCAACATTGCGCTGCGTCACGCCGACCATGCGCTGATGTTGAAAGAGGGCAGGCTGCTGGCCGATGGCGCACCGTCCAGCGTAATCACCCCGGCAACGCTGGCGCAGGTTTATGGCGTGCGTGGCCGCATAGAGCACTGCTCGCAGGGCATGCCGCAGGTGATGATTGACGGGCTGGTCGCGGAGTCGCTGACCTGA
- a CDS encoding YbfB/YjiJ family MFS transporter produces the protein MALRVALSAFLSLVVAMGIGRFAFTPQVPLMIQDHQLSLTSASLVAALNYLGYLCGSFDAMRAHRRVEWRLQSGVWGAVALTLLSACISGPWLHGLVRFLIGAASGWAMVLVAAWSNEQLLHHGRPGLSAAVFAGPGTGIFISGMLAVALHASGASAAAAWAVYGSVALIFIAAIARFLPRSGQLHRPDQAPPALVLNGTLKRLVLSYSLAGFGYILPATFLSQMAAARFPHSAFAQFVWPVFGGAAVAGIALGIVTRHWGSTPLRLALVLWAQALGVIAALILPGLSGLLLAALLIGGGFLCVVQLSLQYSRELAPQHARYLAGLLTTGYAIGQLGGPLLSWLASLIWQRLDPALWVAGVGLVLAGALVLRRPAA, from the coding sequence ATGGCATTACGTGTCGCGCTGAGCGCATTTTTAAGTTTAGTGGTTGCGATGGGAATTGGCCGGTTTGCGTTTACCCCGCAGGTGCCGCTGATGATTCAGGATCATCAGCTGTCGCTGACCAGCGCCAGCCTGGTGGCAGCGCTCAACTATCTGGGGTATTTGTGCGGATCGTTTGACGCGATGCGCGCGCACCGCCGCGTGGAGTGGCGCCTGCAGTCCGGCGTCTGGGGCGCGGTGGCGCTGACGCTGCTGTCAGCCTGCATCAGCGGCCCGTGGCTGCATGGTCTGGTGCGCTTTCTGATTGGTGCGGCCAGCGGCTGGGCCATGGTGCTGGTGGCGGCCTGGAGCAATGAGCAGCTGCTGCACCATGGCCGTCCCGGCTTATCTGCCGCGGTGTTTGCCGGCCCCGGTACCGGTATCTTTATCAGCGGCATGCTGGCCGTCGCGCTGCATGCCAGCGGGGCCAGCGCGGCGGCGGCCTGGGCCGTATACGGCAGCGTGGCGCTGATCTTTATCGCGGCGATTGCGCGTTTTCTGCCGCGCAGCGGCCAGCTGCACCGGCCGGACCAGGCACCGCCGGCGCTGGTGCTGAACGGCACGCTGAAGCGGCTGGTGCTGAGCTACAGCCTCGCCGGATTTGGCTACATATTACCGGCGACCTTCCTGTCACAGATGGCGGCGGCCCGCTTTCCCCACAGCGCCTTTGCGCAGTTTGTCTGGCCGGTGTTTGGCGGGGCGGCGGTCGCCGGGATTGCATTGGGCATTGTGACACGGCACTGGGGCAGCACGCCGCTGCGCCTGGCGCTGGTGCTGTGGGCGCAGGCGCTGGGCGTTATCGCGGCGCTGATTTTACCTGGCCTCAGCGGTCTGCTGCTGGCCGCGCTGCTGATTGGCGGTGGCTTTCTGTGCGTGGTGCAGCTCTCGCTGCAGTACAGCCGCGAACTGGCACCGCAGCACGCACGCTATCTGGCCGGCCTGCTGACCACCGGGTACGCCATCGGTCAGCTTGGCGGCCCGCTGCTGTCGTGGCTCGCCAGCCTGATCTGGCAGCGGCTGGATCCGGCGCTGTGGGTCGCAGGCGTAGGGTTAGTGCTGGCGGGCGCGCTGGTGCTGCGTCGCCCGGCGGCATGA
- the galS gene encoding HTH-type transcriptional regulator GalS yields MITIRDVARQAGVSVATVSRVLNNSSAVTSETRDAVLQAVESLGYRPNANAQALATQVSDTIGVVVMDVSDPFFGALVKAVDTVAQRVQKHVLISNSWHQEEKERHAIEVLIRQRCNALVVHAKTLSDAELTQFMDQVPGMILINRVIAGYAHRCVCLDNVTGAQVATRMLLQQGHQRIGYLSSCHPIEDVTQRRDGWLQALAEQGIRPPEAWIAHAEPDMQGGEAAMVELLGRNLHLTAVFSYNDGMAAGALTALKDNGIQVPQHFSVIGFDDIPISRYTDPQLTTVRYPIVSMAKLATELALRGAAGELDPHASHCFMPTLVRRHSVAQRQIVESVTNSGDGAM; encoded by the coding sequence ATGATAACGATCCGTGATGTCGCCCGTCAGGCCGGTGTGTCCGTTGCCACCGTCTCACGTGTGCTCAATAACAGCAGTGCAGTGACCTCTGAAACCCGCGACGCTGTGCTGCAGGCGGTTGAATCGCTGGGCTATCGTCCTAACGCCAACGCCCAGGCGCTTGCCACTCAGGTCAGCGATACGATTGGCGTGGTAGTCATGGATGTCTCCGATCCCTTCTTCGGCGCGCTGGTCAAAGCGGTGGATACCGTGGCGCAGCGCGTGCAGAAGCATGTGCTAATCAGCAACTCCTGGCATCAGGAGGAGAAGGAACGTCATGCGATTGAAGTACTGATCCGCCAGCGCTGCAACGCGCTGGTGGTGCACGCGAAAACGCTTTCAGACGCTGAGCTCACGCAATTTATGGATCAGGTGCCCGGTATGATCCTGATAAACCGGGTAATTGCCGGTTACGCGCACCGCTGCGTCTGTCTGGATAACGTCACCGGCGCACAGGTGGCCACCCGCATGCTGTTACAGCAGGGCCATCAGCGCATCGGCTATCTCAGCTCCTGCCATCCGATAGAGGATGTCACGCAGCGCCGCGACGGCTGGCTGCAGGCGCTGGCAGAGCAGGGTATTCGTCCGCCAGAAGCCTGGATCGCCCATGCTGAACCGGATATGCAGGGCGGGGAAGCCGCAATGGTGGAACTGCTGGGGCGCAATCTGCATCTTACGGCAGTCTTCTCCTATAACGACGGCATGGCGGCCGGGGCGCTGACAGCGCTGAAAGACAACGGCATTCAGGTACCGCAGCATTTCTCCGTCATCGGCTTTGATGACATTCCTATTTCGCGTTACACCGATCCGCAGCTGACTACGGTGCGCTATCCCATTGTTTCAATGGCAAAACTGGCCACTGAGCTGGCGCTGCGCGGCGCGGCGGGAGAGCTGGATCCGCACGCTTCACACTGCTTCATGCCCACCCTGGTGCGGCGTCATTCCGTGGCGCAGCGGCAAATTGTGGAGTCGGTCACTAATTCAGGCGATGGCGCCATGTAA
- the yeiB gene encoding DUF418 domain-containing protein YeiB, with product MQRYPALDFIRGCAILGILLLNITGFALPSAAYLNPAWQGSIAPADAWTWAILDAFAQLKFLTLFALLFGAGLYLQAPRGSRWIASRLTLLVFMGFIHGVFFWEGDILLDYGLIGLIVWRMLRDAPAERALLHTGILLYLVGCAVLLIFGLLAGTQTTRSWLPGAADLEYERYWKLTGGWEAIQNRLDHLSSGLMALASQYGWQLAGLMLIGGALMRNGWLRGQFSLPHYRRAALLLLGTGWLLAIPGIVAQWQLGWDFRWTAFYLQIPRDLASPFISLGYAALCLGFWPAIAATRISHALQCVGRMALSNYLLQTLICTTLFYHMGLFMSFSRLQLLAWVPAIWLVNILFSVLWLQRFPQGPLEWLWRRLTRLAAGKPGNSSVIR from the coding sequence ATGCAACGCTATCCTGCGCTGGATTTCATTCGTGGTTGCGCCATTCTCGGCATCCTGCTGCTGAACATTACCGGCTTCGCATTACCCTCTGCAGCCTATCTTAACCCGGCGTGGCAGGGCTCAATCGCGCCTGCGGACGCCTGGACGTGGGCGATTCTGGATGCCTTCGCCCAGCTGAAGTTTCTGACCCTTTTCGCGCTGCTGTTTGGTGCCGGACTGTACCTGCAGGCGCCGCGTGGCAGCCGCTGGATCGCTTCCCGCCTGACGCTGCTGGTGTTCATGGGGTTTATTCACGGCGTGTTTTTCTGGGAAGGCGATATCCTGCTGGATTACGGGCTGATTGGGCTGATTGTCTGGCGCATGCTGCGCGACGCGCCCGCAGAACGGGCGCTGTTGCACACCGGCATCCTGCTCTATCTGGTGGGCTGTGCCGTACTGCTGATATTTGGTTTGCTCGCCGGAACGCAGACGACGCGCTCATGGCTGCCGGGCGCGGCCGATCTGGAATACGAACGTTACTGGAAACTTACCGGCGGCTGGGAAGCGATTCAGAATCGCCTTGACCATCTCTCATCCGGCCTGATGGCGCTGGCGTCGCAGTATGGCTGGCAACTGGCCGGGCTGATGCTGATCGGCGGTGCGCTGATGCGCAACGGCTGGCTGCGCGGCCAGTTCAGCCTGCCGCACTACCGCCGTGCGGCACTGCTGCTGCTGGGCACCGGCTGGTTGCTCGCCATTCCGGGTATCGTCGCCCAGTGGCAGCTGGGATGGGATTTCCGCTGGACCGCCTTTTACCTGCAGATACCGCGCGATCTCGCCAGTCCGTTTATCAGCCTGGGGTACGCCGCGCTCTGTCTGGGCTTCTGGCCTGCCATTGCCGCCACGCGTATCAGTCATGCCCTTCAGTGCGTCGGTCGCATGGCGCTGAGTAACTATCTGCTGCAGACGCTGATCTGCACCACGCTGTTTTACCACATGGGCTTGTTTATGAGTTTCAGCCGCCTGCAGCTGCTGGCATGGGTACCTGCTATCTGGCTGGTCAATATCCTGTTCTCGGTACTCTGGCTGCAGCGCTTTCCCCAGGGGCCGCTGGAGTGGCTGTGGCGCAGGCTGACCCGGCTGGCGGCAGGTAAACCCGGTAATTCCTCCGTCATCAGATAA
- the mglB gene encoding galactose/glucose ABC transporter substrate-binding protein MglB gives MNKKVFTLTALVASMMFGATAHAADTRIGVTIYKYDDNFMSMVRKDIEKEAKAIGGIQLLMNDSQNDQSKQNDQIDVLMAKGVKALAINLVDPAAAAVVIDKAKANDVPVVFFNKEPNARVLASYPKAYYVGTDSKESGIKQGELIEKHWKATPAWDLNKDGQIQFVLLKGEPGHPDAEARTKYVIDTLNKDGIKTQQLAMDTAMWDTAQAKDKVDAWLSGPNANKIEVIIANNDAMAMGAVEALKAHNKTSIPVFGVDALPEALVLVKSGAMAGTVLNDAENQAKATLDIANNLANGKEPTAGTNFKMEDKVVRVPYVPVDKDNLSQFVK, from the coding sequence ATGAATAAGAAGGTTTTCACGCTCACAGCACTGGTTGCCAGCATGATGTTTGGTGCAACCGCGCACGCCGCTGATACCCGCATTGGCGTGACCATTTACAAATATGACGACAACTTTATGTCGATGGTGCGCAAGGACATTGAGAAAGAAGCGAAAGCCATCGGCGGCATTCAGCTGCTGATGAATGACTCGCAGAACGACCAGTCCAAACAAAACGACCAGATTGACGTGCTGATGGCTAAGGGCGTGAAAGCGCTGGCCATCAACCTGGTAGACCCGGCCGCCGCTGCGGTCGTGATCGACAAAGCCAAAGCCAACGACGTACCGGTTGTGTTCTTCAACAAAGAGCCTAACGCACGCGTCCTGGCCAGCTATCCGAAAGCCTACTATGTCGGTACTGACTCGAAAGAGTCCGGCATCAAACAGGGCGAGCTGATTGAGAAGCACTGGAAAGCCACCCCGGCTTGGGATCTGAACAAAGATGGTCAGATTCAGTTCGTGCTGCTGAAAGGGGAGCCGGGCCATCCGGACGCTGAAGCCCGTACCAAATACGTGATTGATACCCTGAACAAAGACGGCATCAAAACCCAGCAGCTGGCTATGGATACCGCCATGTGGGATACCGCACAGGCAAAAGATAAAGTTGATGCCTGGCTCTCTGGCCCGAACGCCAACAAAATTGAAGTGATCATCGCGAACAACGACGCCATGGCGATGGGTGCGGTTGAAGCCCTGAAAGCCCACAACAAAACCAGCATTCCGGTGTTCGGTGTCGATGCCCTGCCAGAAGCGCTGGTGCTGGTGAAATCCGGTGCGATGGCCGGTACCGTGCTGAACGATGCGGAAAACCAGGCGAAAGCCACGCTGGATATTGCTAACAACCTGGCAAACGGCAAAGAACCTACCGCTGGCACCAACTTCAAGATGGAAGATAAAGTCGTACGCGTACCTTACGTACCGGTTGATAAAGATAATCTGTCTCAGTTTGTGAAGTAA
- a CDS encoding FecCD family ABC transporter permease, producing the protein MRITDSALVAENGTEADTLTRYRQVLRQRLMLIAGLVLAIVASVILDFTLGPAGLSLETLWQTLTHPALMDAGTRVIVWDIRLPYALMAVVVGCSLGLAGAEMQTILNNPLASPFTLGVSSAAAFGAALAIIVGIGIPGIPDQWFISANAFIFALLAALMLDGITRWSNVSTSGVVLFGIALVFTFNALVSMMQFIASEDTLQGLVFWTMGSLARASWEKLGVLTAAFALLIPFSMLSSWKLTALRLGEDRAVSFGIDVRRLRLATLLRISILSALAVAFVGPIGFIGLVAPHIARMMFGEDHRYYLPASALTGALVLSLASVASKNLIPGVIIPVGIVTSLVGVPFFLSIILRHRGTV; encoded by the coding sequence ATGCGTATCACGGACTCCGCGCTGGTGGCGGAAAACGGCACCGAAGCCGATACCCTGACGCGTTATCGTCAGGTACTACGCCAGCGCCTCATGCTGATTGCGGGACTGGTGCTGGCGATCGTCGCATCAGTCATACTCGATTTTACGCTCGGTCCGGCCGGGCTCTCGCTGGAAACCCTGTGGCAGACCCTGACCCATCCGGCGTTAATGGATGCGGGCACACGCGTCATTGTCTGGGACATTCGCTTACCCTATGCGCTGATGGCGGTGGTGGTCGGGTGTTCCCTCGGTCTGGCCGGCGCCGAAATGCAGACCATCCTCAATAACCCGCTGGCCAGCCCGTTTACGCTCGGCGTCTCGTCCGCGGCGGCGTTTGGTGCCGCGCTGGCGATCATTGTCGGCATCGGCATCCCCGGTATACCCGACCAGTGGTTCATCTCCGCTAACGCCTTTATTTTTGCGCTGCTTGCCGCGCTGATGCTGGATGGCATTACCCGCTGGTCAAATGTCTCTACCTCCGGCGTGGTGCTGTTTGGTATTGCGCTGGTATTCACCTTTAACGCGCTGGTCTCGATGATGCAGTTTATTGCCAGCGAAGACACGCTGCAGGGGCTGGTCTTCTGGACCATGGGCAGCCTGGCGCGCGCCTCGTGGGAAAAGCTCGGCGTGCTCACCGCCGCTTTCGCGCTGCTGATTCCGTTTTCCATGCTCAGCAGCTGGAAGCTGACCGCGCTGCGCCTCGGTGAAGATCGTGCCGTCAGCTTCGGCATTGACGTGCGCCGCCTGCGGCTGGCCACGCTGCTGCGCATCAGTATTCTTTCCGCGCTGGCGGTGGCTTTTGTCGGGCCGATTGGCTTTATCGGTCTGGTGGCGCCCCATATCGCGCGCATGATGTTTGGTGAAGATCACCGCTATTACCTGCCGGCCAGTGCGCTGACCGGCGCGCTGGTGCTGTCACTGGCCTCGGTCGCCTCCAAGAACCTGATTCCCGGCGTCATTATTCCGGTAGGCATTGTGACCTCGCTGGTCGGCGTGCCTTTCTTCCTCAGCATTATTCTGCGTCATCGGGGGACGGTGTAA
- the fghA gene encoding S-formylglutathione hydrolase, with protein sequence MASTLELLEEHRIFGGWQQRWRHFSSVLNCPMTFSIFLPPPQDDTPPPAVWFLAGLTCTDENFTTKAGAQRIAAQLGLVLIMPDTSPRGEAVADDSSYDLGQGAGFYLNATQQPWAAHYRMFDYLSQELPALLADNFKLSDRQSIMGHSMGGHGALLLALRPGGRFASVSAFAPIVNPTQVPWGQKAFTAYLGDDRQAWREWDSCLLMAEAEQRLPVLIDQGDSDQFLADQLRPEQLEAVAQAQGFPLELRIQPGYDHSYFFIASFVEDHLRFHAKHLLV encoded by the coding sequence ATGGCATCCACTCTGGAGTTGCTGGAAGAGCACCGCATCTTTGGCGGCTGGCAGCAGCGCTGGCGTCATTTTTCATCGGTGCTGAACTGTCCGATGACGTTCAGCATTTTCCTGCCGCCGCCGCAGGATGATACCCCGCCGCCGGCGGTGTGGTTTCTGGCCGGACTAACCTGTACCGATGAGAACTTCACCACCAAGGCCGGCGCGCAGCGGATAGCCGCCCAGCTGGGGCTGGTGCTGATTATGCCGGACACCAGCCCGCGCGGTGAAGCAGTGGCGGATGACAGCAGCTACGATCTTGGCCAGGGTGCCGGGTTTTACCTCAATGCCACGCAGCAGCCGTGGGCGGCGCACTATCGCATGTTTGATTATCTCAGCCAGGAGCTGCCGGCGCTGCTGGCCGACAATTTCAAGCTGAGCGATCGGCAGTCAATCATGGGGCATTCGATGGGTGGTCATGGCGCGCTGCTGCTGGCACTGCGGCCTGGCGGCCGCTTTGCTTCGGTCTCCGCTTTTGCGCCGATTGTGAATCCAACACAGGTGCCGTGGGGGCAGAAGGCGTTTACGGCCTATCTGGGTGACGATCGTCAGGCATGGCGCGAGTGGGACAGCTGCCTGCTGATGGCTGAGGCTGAACAGCGTCTGCCGGTGCTAATCGATCAGGGCGATAGCGATCAGTTCCTCGCCGACCAGCTGCGTCCTGAGCAGCTGGAAGCCGTGGCGCAGGCGCAGGGCTTCCCGCTCGAGCTGCGAATTCAGCCAGGTTACGACCACAGCTACTTCTTTATCGCCAGCTTTGTGGAAGATCATCTGCGCTTCCACGCAAAACATCTGCTGGTGTAA